The following proteins are co-located in the Penaeus monodon isolate SGIC_2016 chromosome 35, NSTDA_Pmon_1, whole genome shotgun sequence genome:
- the LOC119595026 gene encoding U3 small nucleolar ribonucleoprotein protein IMP4-like — MSTFGLRQQARLRREYLYRKSIEERNAAMQQRKDKIKGALQDGKEIPTALQKKAIGLMHAGDWDDPGPQLAVELGGEAAGGTTNIDDEYRWAGVEDPKIIITTSRDPSSKLKQFAKEIKLLFPNSQRMNRGTYESKQLIEACRSNNVTDFIVLHETRGNPDAMVISHLPNGPTAYFNLADVVMRHDIPDIGTMSEQYPHLIFQNFKSKLGQRTQNILKYLFPVPKDDSQRVVSFVNWDDWILFRQHTFRKVDGGKDYELQEIGPRFSMKLYRIILGTVDQEGGADTEFILRPYLNTAHKRKLLSDDDPW; from the exons ATG AGCACATTTGGCTTACGGCAGCAGGCGAGGCTTCGTCGAGAATATTTGTATCGCAAAAGCATTGAAGAGCGAAATGCTGCCATGCAACAAAGGAAAGATAAGATTAAAGGGGCACTGCAag ATGGGAAGGAGATTCCAACTGCCCTGCAGAAAAAGGCCATAGGGCTAATGCATGCAGGCGACTGGGATGACCCTGGGCCACAGTTAGCTGTTGAGCTTGGTGGGGAAGCTGCAGGGGGTACGACTAATATAGATGATGAATACAGATGGGCAGGTGTAGAAGACCCTAAAATTATCATCACTACATCTCGAGACCCTTCATCAAAACTCAAACAATTTGCAAAG GAAATCAAGCTCTTGTTCCCCAACTCCCAGCGCATGAACAGGGGCACATATGAGAGCAAGCAGCTGATAGAGGCCTGTAGAAGCAACAATGTCACTGATTTCATTGTTTTGCATGAGACGAG GGGTAATCCAGATGCCATGGTAATAAGTCACCTTCCCAATGGTCCAACAGCATACTTCAACCTGGCAGATGTTGTGATGCGTCATGATATCCCGGACATTGGAACAATGTCTGAGCAGTATCCCCATCTTATTTTCCAAAACTTCAAATCGAAATTGGGCCAAAGA ACTCAGAATATTCTCAAGTACCTGTTTCCAGTGCCGAAGGACGACAGCCAGCGTGTTGTCTCCTTTGTTAATTGGGATGACTGGATCTTGTTTAGACAACATACCTTCCGGAAAGTTGATGGAGGCAAAGACTATGAATTGCAGGAAATTGGACCACGATTCAGCATGAAAT TGTACCGTATCATACTGGGGACTGTTGATCAGGAAGGAGGTGCTGACACAGAATTCATTCTACGCCCCTACCTGAACACAGCTCACAAACGCAAACTTCTGTCTGATGATGATCCTTGGTAA
- the LOC119595194 gene encoding inhibin beta B chain-like has product MVSGSYTHHSDCYGFIKYYGFLVFVLAERCHFAALGATPDARDSQWPLGFSEMKTKLLFFSIILGVCPQVNNHTLLEFTQSDEDVGSLRVTEAMLWVYVRRLPGARHHDPSESKTTLWVFRIPPEDTRENPLAELATSLRVTPTRDGWRRLNLTSLVQRWFARSGERLRLLVDCSSCGGELEAPLFTARKHKGAHKPGSRRAEASHRPFLVVHTAPTPSRRLSRRALQCDKNTELCCKQELFISFNELGWDDWIIAPRGYKANYCKGSCDSVYRTPDSFMNFHAHVLEELRRNRPAGALTQCCAPTKLSPMSLIYLDEYSNIIKRDVPRMVVEECGCA; this is encoded by the exons ATGGTGTCTGGCTCCTATACCCACCACTCAGACTGCTATG GATTTATAAAGTACTATGGTTTTCTCGTCTTCGTGTTGGCTGAGAGGTGCCACTTCGCGGCACTTGGTGCCACGCCAGACGCACGGGATTCTCAGTGGCCTCTGGGATTTTCGGAGATGAAGACAAAACTCTTATTCTTTTCAATAATCTTGGGTGTTT gtCCTCAAGTCAACAACCACACGCTGCTGGAGTTTACACAGAGCGACGAGGACgtgggttccctgcgggtgacGGAGGCCATGCTGTGGGTGTACGTAAGGCGGCTGCCAGGGGCACGCCACCACGACCCCTCGGAGTCCAAGACGACGCTGTGGGTGTTCCGGATCCCGCCGGAGGACACAAGAGAG AATCCCCTCGCCGAGCTCGCGACGTCGCTGCGCGTGACGCCGACGCGGGACGGATGGCGGCGTCTGAACCTGACGTCGCTGGTGCAACGGTGGTTCGCGCGCTCCGGCGAGAGGCTGCGGCTGCTGGTGGACTGCAGCAGCTGCGGTGGCGAGCTTGAGGCCCCGCTGTTCACCGCCCGAAAGCACAAGGGCGCTCACAAGCCCGGGTCTCGACGGGCAGAAGCCTCGCACCGCCCCTTCCTGGTGGTGCACACGGCGCCCACGCCCTCGCGACGCCTCTCCCGCCGCGCCCTCCAGTGCGACAAGAACACGGAACTGTGCTGCAAGCAGGAACTCTTCATATCGTTCAACGAGCTGGGCTGGGACGACTGGATCATCGCGCCCCGGGGCTACAAGGCCAACTACTGCAAGGGCTCCTGCGACAGCGTGTACCGCACCCCGGACTCTTTCATGAACTTCCACGCCCACGTCCTCGAGGAGCTGCGACGGAACCGCCCGGCTGGGGCCCTCACGCAGTGCTGCGCGCCCACCAAGCTGTCGCCCATGTCGCTCATATACCTGGACGAGTACTCCAACATCATCAAGCGCGACGTGCCCCGCATGGTGGTGGAGGAGTGCGGCTGCGCGTAA